Part of the Paenibacillus kyungheensis genome, AGAAGGAACCAAAATTGGTAAAATCGTCGATATTTTAAAACCGGGTGCTAATGATGTATGGGTTGTCCGTCCAGATAAAGGCGAAGAAGTATTGATTCCTTACATCCATGATGTTGTGCTTGATATTAATGTAGAAGAGAAAAAAGTACTGATCCATGTGATGGAAGGTCTTTTGGAATGATGAAGATCGATGTGCTGACGTTATTTCCAGAAATGTTTACCGGTGTTTTTGGTTCTAGCATTCTGGGTAAAGCAGCAGCTAAAGGCATTGTAGAATTGAATGCTATTAATTTCCGCACGTATTCTAAAAGCAAACATGGCACTGTAGACGATACACCTTATGGTGGAGGCGGAGGCATGGTACTCAAGCCAGAGCCTATTTTTGACGCTGTAGAAGATTTAGCACCTGCGTCTACTTCTACATCTCCACGTATTATTTTGATGTGTCCACAGGGAGAGCCATTTACGCAGCACAAAGCTGAAGAACTTGCTCAAGAAGAACATTTGATTTTTATCTGTGGTCATTATGAAGGTTACGATGAGCGCATTAGAGAGCATCTGGTGACCGATGAGATATCAATCGGTGATTATGTACTTACCGGTGGAGAAATACCCGCTATGGCGGCTGTAGACAGTATTGTGCGCCTTTTACCTGGGGTATTAGGAAATGCTAACAGTGCAGTGACCGATTCATTCAGTACAGGGCTGTTAGAATATCCACATTACACGCGTCCTGTAGAATATAGAGGAATGAAAGTACCTGATATTTTATTATCCGGCCATCATGCCAATGTCGAGAAGTGGCGACGTGAACAATCGTTACTGCGTACATTAGAACGTCGTCCAGAATTGTTAGAACAGGCTGATTTGACAACCAAAGAGCGCGAGTGGCTCAAAAATCAGCGTAACTAAATATCTATTAGAATTTCGCTGTAGGAAGATCGTCATCGATCCCTTATAGGGAAATTCTTTTTTATGTATGCCCTATATACATAGGTGTGACAATAAATAAGCTCAAGTTATGATTTAGAGCATAAGACTGAGCCTACAGTAAGAGCGCTCATAACAAGGTAACAAAGATAGGAGTTCAGACATCATGAATGAATTGCAGCAGGAGTATTCACAATGGTTAGATCGGTTAAGCAGTGACTTGCGCAGTCAAGGATATGCTTCGGTGTTAAATAAAGAGTTTGTAGAGCGTGATGCTACGATCGTACTGAATCATTTATTACCGGAATTTACACATCTGATCTATATCGAAGTCGAATCATACAAAAAATATTTTATTGCTGATTATAGCGGTCGCAATACAGTAGTAAAATTAATTGATCGTAGTATTGATCACCAAAAAACAGCCAGACTTCGCACATTAGAAAATAGTCGCTTAACCGATCATCATCTATTTGAGCAAGAAATTAATCGCTTGAAAAGTCTGCAATCTTTATTAGAACATAGCGACTTTGAGTAAGCGGCAATGACGAGGCATACTTATAGCTGATCTCAAATCATCAACTATTTTATAATTTTTTTGAAAAAGTATTGTTATTCTATGATGTTCTATGATAGTATTAGACTGTTGTGTGAATCTGATGGTCCTCTACGATCAATGATGAGGAATTATTCCCTGAGACGTATGAACATCTGTGTGGAAGGAGGAAGTTATTAATGAATATCATTCAAGAAATTACTCAAGATCAACTTCGTAAAGATATCCCTAATTTCCGTGCAGGAGACACTTTGAAAGTGCATGTTAAGGTAATTGAGGGTACTCGCGAACGTGTTCAGTTGTTCGAAGGAGTTGTAATCAAACGCCAAGGTGGCGGCATCGGTGAAACTTTTACAGTACGTAAAATTTCTTACGGTGTAGGTGTGGAAAGAACTTTCCCAGTAAATTCACCTAAAATCGATAAACTAGAAGTAGCTCGTCGTGGTAAAGTTCGCCGTGCGAAATTGTACTATCTTCGTGAGCTTCGCGGTAAAGCAGCTAGAATTAAAGAATTGCGTCGTTAATCCTTTCGGATACGCGATTGAGAAGGGCTTGGTGAAACAAGCCCTTTTCGTTATTTTTAAGCTGTTATTTATGATAATGTTTAACATCCGATTCCGCCGGACAGCCTTTATACACGGCTGTAGACGGGATTTTTTGTATTTCTTGACGAATAGAATCCTTCAAAATTTGGTTTTTATAAAATTGTGTGTAAAATAGATAGAGTGAAATCGTATAGGTACTTGGTATACACTACATAAGGCTTAGCCGGATATGGTAGTCAGTACATATACAAAGCGCCAATTCAACCAGGAAAGAAGGCATGACCTATGGAGCAAGACACAAAACCATCTAACAATGAAGTACATGCAGCAAATACGACAGAAGTACAAGAACCTGTCAACACAGGAACTCCAGATTCAGGAACGATTCAACCTGAAAAGAAAAAGAAAAGTGAAACGAAAGAGTGGATCAAAGCGATCGTGGTTGCTTTGTTGCTCGTTGTCGTTATCCGCTGGTTCTTGTTTGAACCGTTTATTGTAGACGGCCCATCCATGCAACCGAATTTTCATACAGGTGAACGTGTGATCGTGAACAAAATTCTGTATGATATCCGTACCCCGCAACCTGGAGAAGTGGTTGTACTGAAAGTACCTTCTCAAAATCGTGACTTTATCAAACGTGTAATTGCTGTTGCTGGAGATACCGTCAAAGTAGAAGGCGACAAAGTAACCGTTAATGGTAAAGAAATCAGTGAGCCTTATATCCAAGCTGCATTAGATAAGGCACATGCACAAGGTAGCGATTATAATATCAATAATTTCCCAACAGAGAACTTCCCTGATGGAACAGTACCAGCAGGTCATGTATTTGTTATGGGAGATAATCGCTCCAACAGTCAAGACAGTCGTATGATCGGTTATATACCGCTTGGAGATATTATTGGACGTGCAGATGTTATTTTCTGGCCGTTTAGTGATGCGAAGTGGGTTGAACAATAAAGCTGCCTAACATATATGGACAGCTAATTTAAAGAAGTAAGGGGGAAAACCGATGGCTATTCAATGGTTTCCCGGACATATGACAAGAGCACGTCGCCAGATCGAATCGAAGCTTAAATTGATCGATATGGTTATTGAACTCGTGGATGCACGTCTGCCACTCTCCAGTCGTAATCCGATGATTGATGAGATTTTGCAGGGCAAACCGAGAATGATTATTTTGAACAAATCCGATTTGGCTGATCCTAAAGTAACTGCTGAATGGGTTGAATATTTTAAGCAAGAAGGACATGCTGTTCTTCCTTTAGACTCAGCAAGCGGACAAGGTATCAAAGAAATTGCTGAACGCTCTAAGGTATTGCTCAAAGACAAGCGCGACAAACGTGCAGCTAAAGGGATGAATCAACGTCCTATGCGCGGATTAATTGTAGGTATTCCGAATGTGGGTAAATCGACACTAATCAATCGCCTTGCTGGAAAAAGTATTGCTTTGACAGGTGATCGTCCAGGTGTAACCAAAGGACAACAGTGGATCAAAGTAGGAACAGAAATGGAATTGCTAGATACACCAGGTATTCTATGGCCTAAATTTGAAGATCAAATTATCGGTTATAAGCTGGCTGTAACAGGCGCTATTCGTGAAGAAATTCTAAATGTAGAAGATGTTGCTTACTTCGGTATGAAATACATCTGTCAGCATTATTGGGACAATATCGCTGAACGTTTTGAATTATCTGAACAACCACAAGATTTTGAAAATCCGAATGAAATCGTAGAAATTATGGAAGAAATCGGACGCAAACGTGGTTGCTTAATGAGCGGTGGACGTATTGATTTAGAAAAAGCATCCAAAGTCATATTACGTGAATTGCGTGCAGGTAAAATGGGACGAATCTCCATGGAGACTCCTTAAGTATTGGAGGAATCATCATGTCAGAATTGTTAAAGTATGAACGTGAATGTCTACTGGAAGGTTACCATTATATTGCTGGTGTAGATGAAGTGGGTCGAGGATGTCTGTTTGGTGATGTGATCGCTGCTGCGGTGATTATGCCAGAAGGTGTAATCATTGAAGGCGTGAACGACTCCAAAAAGCTATCTGAGAAAAAGCGTGAGCAACTCTATGATCAGATTATGGAGCAAGCACTCGCTGTAGGTGTAGGCTATGTTGATGCAGCAACGATTGATGAGATCAATATTAAGCAAGCCGCTCGATTAGCAATGAAGATCGCTTTGCAACAATTAAGCGTATCTCCTGATTATATTTTAGTCGATGCTGAGAAGGTTGATCTGGATATTCCGCAACGTTCTATTATCAAAGGAGATGCGAATAGTCATAGTATTGCAGCAGCTTCCATTATCGCTAAAGTCACTCGTGATCGTCTGTGTGTAGGTGAATGGGAAGAGCAATATCCTGGCTACGGGATCGCCGGACATAAAGGATATGCGACCAAAGTTCATCGTGCTCAGATTATCGCGCAGGGCATCACACCATTACATCGCAAAAGCTTTTTAGGTAATTTGTTACTGGAGCAACCGACTTTATTTTAAGCATAAAAGTATTGAATTATAGTATAGAATGATTTATCATGCATCTATATTACTTTATGTGAAGATAGAAATAGACATGCTAAGGGAAGAACCCGCATCTTACTATAAAGAGCGGGTTCTTTTTTTGTACAGATAGGTGCTCATGATCCATGCCTTTTTAACCGATAAATAAGATAATTAAGCAGACGAATGTTAAATCAAAATATACATAAGCATAGACTATAAATTGTCTGTATTACTATGAATTTATTTATAGTCTACTTGTTATCTATACCCCAATGTAGGCAACGCTCAAGTAGAAACAATGATAGGAGGGATTACTATGAATATTGGATCACTATTCCGTGGACTTATAGGAGATAGCAAACCAGGTGAAGCACGACAAATGGAATTAAAAGAAGGACAAGTTGTCCGCGGAGTGGTGACAAGCGTATCTGAAGATGGACAAGAAGCTGTTGTCCAAATTCAAGGAGTCAAAGTAAGAGCCAAATTAGAGACTCCTTTACAACAAGGCGCAACCACTTTACTACAAGTACAGCCTCCTGATCAAGATGGAATGCCTGTGCTCAAACCTGTAGCAGGAAATCCAGCGAATCCTTTACCTAATGCATCTATGGGAGAAGTATTAGATTCGTTTAATTTACCAGATACCAAAGAAAATCGTGAAATGATTACTCAAATGAGAGCATCCGGTATCACACTTAATGCAGATAACGTCAAAAATATACAAGCTACTCTTTCTCAAAAGCCAGCCGGTGTACCTGTAGGAGAATGGGTGCAATCTGCGGCGGTAGCTATTCAACGAGGTCTACCTGTTACAGCACAAAGCGTGAGCGGGCTACAACAAGCGATATTCGGACCTCCGCTTCATGATCTATTAAGTAATCTGGATAATCTTGTTCGTGCTACAGTGACACAAGTACAAGACAATGCAGCCAATGTAAATACAGGCACAAATGCCAATCAAGACCCAGAGACTGTATCTACAAACACATCTGGAAATAACCCGGCAGTTAACGGAAATACCAATCCAGCACAAAGCAATAACACAACATCTGCTTTACTGGGAAAATTACAGACTGTGCTTGATCAATTAGGAAGTATAGTGGCTCAATCTGGAGATCAGGCTACAGATGCAACTGGTGGTAAATTAACTTCACCAGCTGTACCGAATCCTACTGTGCCTCAAGCACCAACAGCATCAGCGACGGTACCAACAGTCAATACTCAAGCACAACAAGCAGATGATATCACTCCATCTGCTTCGACAACGGTTAGCCCATCGTTATCTGCAACAACAGATGATGCCGAACCTGTTACAGCGAACTCTACAAATACAGCATCAACAGTCAATCCCAAAGTTCAAACCACAGAACCCTGGTTAGGTCGTGTGCTGAAATTATTAGGAGCAGAGCATGAACAACAGATGGTACGTGCAAGTGTTAATAACTCTTCACCTGAAGCAGTAGCTACACGCACTGAGCAGACACCAGCATCTCTAAGTGCTAATGGGCTAACGCAAGCACAGGCATCTCTAGATCCGGCAACGTCTCGTAATGGAAATCCAGCTCTTGCGCCTAATGTACTGAATAGTACATTAAATACTGGAGTAGAAGAGCAATTACCTGCACCTGCGTCTCGTGTTGCGAATGCTGCGAATCCGAATGCACTGCAACAAACAGCAGCTAATGAGTTACTAATAGATCCAGAAGTAGAATTAAACAATCCAGCAACTAGCAAACAAGCCACTACCAATGCACAGACAGTAGTGAACGGGCAAAATGTACCAACAGATGATCTTTTACCGAATGCTGCTCTGTTGAAAAATGCTAATAGTCTAGAAGCCACCAATCCGTCTCATATCGCTCAACAGATGGCTTCTCATACAGATGATGCGGTTAGTAAAGCTCAAGATACTTTAAAAGGGCTTTTGCTTCAATTAACTGCCGCAGATGATGTGCCACCTGCACTGAAAGATGCTGCACAACAATTGGTTCAGCAATTAACCGGTCAGCAATTATTATTAAATACTGATCGTACAGCACCCTTTGCACAAGTAACGATGTTTGTCCCGTTTAGAGGACCAGACGGACAAGAAACGGCTTCCGTACAGATTCAGTCTCGTCGTGGCCCTAAAGGAGAACTAGACGCTTCTAACTGCCGTCTATGGTTCGATCTCGATATGCATTCATTAGGACCAACACTTGTCGATGTGCATGTAGTAGACAAAATTGTGACTCTTAAAGTGCATAATGATCTAGAACAGCTTGCTCCGCTTGTCGAAAGTAAACGCGAAGAGATGGCTACTGCTATGGGAGCGCTCGGATACCAATTGCTATCGCTCAAAGTAGATACGATGCCAGTTCGATCAGATACAGTGAACGACAACAGTCTTGGCATGTCAGATAGCGATCTTTTACAACGGTATGCACCGCCTGATTACAAAGGGGTGGATATGAAAATATGAATAAACCCAAAGACGATATGGTCATGAGAGCCAAAAGAGCAGTTGCGCTCAAATACGATCCGAATCAGAATACAGCTCCAGTAGTAGTCGCCAAAGGAAAAGGGCGTATCGCTGAAAGTATTCTTGAAAAAGCTCAAGAGGCAGGTATTGCTGTTCAACAAGATGCTGCTTTGGTAGAAGTACTGTCTAAGCTTGATCTCGATCAACAGATCCCGAGTGAACTGTTTGAACTGGTTGCCGAAATTCTTAGCTTTATTTATCGTGCAGATAAGAATTTGAGTCGAGGCGGTCGTGGTCGGTGAAAACAGATGATCGCAAATATAAAGGACGTATCGCTGAAGATACAGCAGCTTACTATTTAGAACAGCAAGGTTATCAGATCGGCTATCGCAATTGGAGCTGTCGCAGTGGTGAATTAGATATTATTGCTTACCATAAGGGCACGATTGTGATTGTTGAGGTACGCAGTCGTACAAGTGATCTATTTGGTACACCTGCTGAATCGGTAGATTGGCGTAAGCAAAAACAAATTCGTGAAACAGCTGAAGTCTATGCTCATCAGAATCAGCAGTCTCATTTTCCTTTTCGATATGATGTTATAACGATTCAGATGAATTATTCATATCAGGTCGTAGAACTAGAGCATATTGTAGCTGCTTTTGTCTAATGGATGTCAAAATAAAATCTATTGAAAATAGAGGAAGCACCCTTTTTCAGTAAACCATCATGTATATCCGCACTGTGATCAGGAGCGAGATTTAGAAGGTTTTGAAGAAAGGGTGTTTTTTGGTATGTATGGTAAATTATTTAGCGCTTGTTTACAGGGAATCAATGGAGTAATGGTTGAAGTAGAGACCGATTTGTCAAATGGTCTACCGATGGTAGCTATTATCGGGTTGCCAGATTCAGCTATTCGAGAATCAATCGAAAGAGTACGTTCAGCTATCAAAAATTGTGGGTTTACTTTTCCTAATCAACGAGTAACAATCAATCTAGCACCAGCTGATTTGCGTAAAGAAGGATCGGCTTTTGATCTTGCAATTGCTATGGGGATTTTGACCACAAGTGATCAGATTATATTACCTGATGCAGAGCAAATGTTACTGATCGGAGAATTAGCATTAGATGGTACATTGCGACCTGTGCCGGGTGTATTATCAATGGTAGATACAGCTCGTCAACATGGTTTGAAATCGGTATTGGTTCCTCAAGAAAATGCAGCAGAAGCAGTATTGGTTGAAGGAATCAATGTATATGCAATTCATCATTTAAATGATTTATTTGCGGATGCACCACATCAGCCTACTATCTCAAAAGACCAATCCGCCCAGCAGGATCATATCGAATCATTTCGAATGTCTTTGCCAGGTCAACCGGAGATTGTAGTCAAACAAATCCAGACCAACTCGTCTTCAAATGATCCTATAAATACATCTCAATCTGTTAAAGATATATCAGGTATAACTAAAAAGAAATCCGATCCACGTAAAGTGGTAGTGCTTCCGCCATTACTTGTGCAAAGATCAAAAAAGCAATATATCAACCATTCTGTTTCAACGATGCAAGAAGATTATGGAGATGTATTTGGGCAACAACATGTGAAGCGAGCATTGATGATTGCTGCTGCGGGAATGCATAATATTTTGTTACTGGGACCGCCGGGTACAGGGAAGACGATGCTCATTAAACGTCTACCTACGATTTTACCGGTATTAACTGACTCGGAAGCATTGGAAGTGACTAAGATTTTTAGTGTATCAGGACGATTCAAAGACTCTAACGCTGGCTTGATCTCTGTACGTCCTTTTCGTGCGCCTCATCACAGTACAACAGTCACAGGGTTGATTGGAGGAGGAAGTATACCCAAGCCAGGAGAAGTGAGCCTAGCGCATCAAGGCATTTTATTTTTAGATGAATTGCCAGAATTTCCGAGATCGGTATTAGAAGTATTGCGACAACCATTAGAAGATCATCAAGTGACAATCAGCCGTGCACGAGCGGTGTTTTCATTTCCAGCTAATTTCTTATTAGCAGGTTCAATGAATCCATGTCCTTGTGGATATCTTGGAAGTACCCATGCGGCTCATCCTTGTACTTGTAGCCATAGTCAAATTGCTCGTTATCG contains:
- the trmD gene encoding tRNA (guanosine(37)-N1)-methyltransferase TrmD, with translation MKIDVLTLFPEMFTGVFGSSILGKAAAKGIVELNAINFRTYSKSKHGTVDDTPYGGGGGMVLKPEPIFDAVEDLAPASTSTSPRIILMCPQGEPFTQHKAEELAQEEHLIFICGHYEGYDERIREHLVTDEISIGDYVLTGGEIPAMAAVDSIVRLLPGVLGNANSAVTDSFSTGLLEYPHYTRPVEYRGMKVPDILLSGHHANVEKWRREQSLLRTLERRPELLEQADLTTKEREWLKNQRN
- a CDS encoding ribonuclease HII, which gives rise to MSELLKYERECLLEGYHYIAGVDEVGRGCLFGDVIAAAVIMPEGVIIEGVNDSKKLSEKKREQLYDQIMEQALAVGVGYVDAATIDEINIKQAARLAMKIALQQLSVSPDYILVDAEKVDLDIPQRSIIKGDANSHSIAAASIIAKVTRDRLCVGEWEEQYPGYGIAGHKGYATKVHRAQIIAQGITPLHRKSFLGNLLLEQPTLF
- the lepB gene encoding signal peptidase I, giving the protein MEQDTKPSNNEVHAANTTEVQEPVNTGTPDSGTIQPEKKKKSETKEWIKAIVVALLLVVVIRWFLFEPFIVDGPSMQPNFHTGERVIVNKILYDIRTPQPGEVVVLKVPSQNRDFIKRVIAVAGDTVKVEGDKVTVNGKEISEPYIQAALDKAHAQGSDYNINNFPTENFPDGTVPAGHVFVMGDNRSNSQDSRMIGYIPLGDIIGRADVIFWPFSDAKWVEQ
- a CDS encoding YifB family Mg chelatase-like AAA ATPase, with translation MYGKLFSACLQGINGVMVEVETDLSNGLPMVAIIGLPDSAIRESIERVRSAIKNCGFTFPNQRVTINLAPADLRKEGSAFDLAIAMGILTTSDQIILPDAEQMLLIGELALDGTLRPVPGVLSMVDTARQHGLKSVLVPQENAAEAVLVEGINVYAIHHLNDLFADAPHQPTISKDQSAQQDHIESFRMSLPGQPEIVVKQIQTNSSSNDPINTSQSVKDISGITKKKSDPRKVVVLPPLLVQRSKKQYINHSVSTMQEDYGDVFGQQHVKRALMIAAAGMHNILLLGPPGTGKTMLIKRLPTILPVLTDSEALEVTKIFSVSGRFKDSNAGLISVRPFRAPHHSTTVTGLIGGGSIPKPGEVSLAHQGILFLDELPEFPRSVLEVLRQPLEDHQVTISRARAVFSFPANFLLAGSMNPCPCGYLGSTHAAHPCTCSHSQIARYRSKISGPLLDRIDLQIEVPRPTEQDWQRAKAGTEDIGYDSASMRTIVEKAHQIQLKRYQHLDIHWNSELSGKWLREYTFLSDAGNQLLETAFEQLGMSMRARDRILKLARTIADLENMEQIEAVHIAEAIQYRQLDLSQPVNG
- the ylqF gene encoding ribosome biogenesis GTPase YlqF, with amino-acid sequence MAIQWFPGHMTRARRQIESKLKLIDMVIELVDARLPLSSRNPMIDEILQGKPRMIILNKSDLADPKVTAEWVEYFKQEGHAVLPLDSASGQGIKEIAERSKVLLKDKRDKRAAKGMNQRPMRGLIVGIPNVGKSTLINRLAGKSIALTGDRPGVTKGQQWIKVGTEMELLDTPGILWPKFEDQIIGYKLAVTGAIREEILNVEDVAYFGMKYICQHYWDNIAERFELSEQPQDFENPNEIVEIMEEIGRKRGCLMSGGRIDLEKASKVILRELRAGKMGRISMETP
- a CDS encoding EscU/YscU/HrcU family type III secretion system export apparatus switch protein, which gives rise to MNKPKDDMVMRAKRAVALKYDPNQNTAPVVVAKGKGRIAESILEKAQEAGIAVQQDAALVEVLSKLDLDQQIPSELFELVAEILSFIYRADKNLSRGGRGR
- the rplS gene encoding 50S ribosomal protein L19, encoding MNIIQEITQDQLRKDIPNFRAGDTLKVHVKVIEGTRERVQLFEGVVIKRQGGGIGETFTVRKISYGVGVERTFPVNSPKIDKLEVARRGKVRRAKLYYLRELRGKAARIKELRR
- a CDS encoding YraN family protein, with amino-acid sequence MKTDDRKYKGRIAEDTAAYYLEQQGYQIGYRNWSCRSGELDIIAYHKGTIVIVEVRSRTSDLFGTPAESVDWRKQKQIRETAEVYAHQNQQSHFPFRYDVITIQMNYSYQVVELEHIVAAFV